The DNA segment GCCGAACCGGGCGGAGGGGCCGCTGCCCGCGAGCGGCTCGAGCGGCTGGCCGCGCGCTTGGAGCGGCCGGCTGCCGCCGATGCGCTGCATTCCTGGCGGCCGGCCGACGCGACGTCGGAGGTGCGCCACTCGTTTACCCGTGACGGCTTCGAGGCGGCGGTGCGCCGCGTGCAGGACTACATCGCCGCCGGGGACGTGTTCCAGGTGAACCTCTCGGTGCGCCGCAGCCAGCCTCTTGATGTTCCGCCCTTCGCCGTCTACCGCACCCTGCGGCGCCTCAACCCCTCGCCGTACATGGGGTATTTGCGCTTTCCCGATCTCGAGATCGTCTGCGGCTCGCCGGAGTTGCTCGTCCGCGTGACGGGCGAGGAAGTGGCCACGCGCCCCATCGCCGGCACGCGGCGGCGGGGACGGACGCCGGAGGAGGACGAGGCGCTGGCGCGGGAACTGCTGGCCAGCGAAAAGGAGCGCGCCGAGCACGTGATGCTCGTCGACCTGCAGCGCAACGACCTGGGGCGTGTGGCGGTCTATGGCACGGTGCGCGTCGACGAGCTGATGGTCATCGAGCGCTACTCCCACGTCATGCACCTGGTGTCGCACGTGCGCGGCCGGCGGCGGCCCGACGCCGACCTCGTCGACTGCTTGCGCGCCGTCTTTCCGGGCGGGACGATCACCGGGGCGCCGAAAGTGCGGACGATGGAGATCATCGAGGAACTGGAGCCCGTCCGCCGCGGCCCGTACACCGGGTCGATCGGCTGGTTCGGCTACCAGGGCGACATGACCCTCAACATCGTCATCCGTACGCTGGTGGCCAAGGACGGATGGGCCCACGTGCAGGCCGGAGCGGGCATCGTCATCGATTCGCAGCCCGCCGCCGAGTACGAGGAGTGCCTGAACAAGGCGCGGGCGTTGTGGCAGGCCGTGGAGGAGAGCCGAGCCGAGGTGCGCGCGAGAGGAGGATAGCGATGGTTCTCGTCATCGACAACTACGATTCCTTCACGTACAACCTGGTGCAGTACTTCGGGGCGCTGGGGACCGAGGTGCGGGTGTACCGCAACGACGCCATCACCCCCGAGGAGGCCGAGCGCCTTGCCCCGCGCTACCTCATCATCTCGCCAGGTCCGTGCACGCCGAACGAGGCGGGGGTGAGCCTGGCCATGATCCGCCACTTTGCCGGCAGGGTGCCCATTCAGGGCGTCTGCCTCGGCCACCAGGCCATCGCTCAAGCCTTCGGCGG comes from the Calditerricola satsumensis genome and includes:
- the pabB gene encoding aminodeoxychorismate synthase, component I, which produces MPVAWRLPWDGTDPLEWYGRLAAGAPASFLLDSGGRGRYTFFGRGEVLVVGKGDALTVTRGGVVARCRGNLLDRLREVLAARRAPTCPELPPFFGGFVGYVAYDVARAIERLPARAADDLALPEVYLMEAREVVAVDHEARAVYLIVCVNPAEPGGGAAARERLERLAARLERPAAADALHSWRPADATSEVRHSFTRDGFEAAVRRVQDYIAAGDVFQVNLSVRRSQPLDVPPFAVYRTLRRLNPSPYMGYLRFPDLEIVCGSPELLVRVTGEEVATRPIAGTRRRGRTPEEDEALARELLASEKERAEHVMLVDLQRNDLGRVAVYGTVRVDELMVIERYSHVMHLVSHVRGRRRPDADLVDCLRAVFPGGTITGAPKVRTMEIIEELEPVRRGPYTGSIGWFGYQGDMTLNIVIRTLVAKDGWAHVQAGAGIVIDSQPAAEYEECLNKARALWQAVEESRAEVRARGG